In Paenibacillus ihbetae, the following are encoded in one genomic region:
- a CDS encoding MFS transporter, with translation MKRSWVNSPYSFSLGMFAMMVPSQAFSSFYIFFYVDQLGLGIGLASLARTVFLIWDAVNNPLMGYWSDRTKTRIGRRRPWVFGAIPLFMLTFVLVFSPPEGLGQNGLFTWFLITLILYEAVATVLWVNYGALFPELFRGDRLRAKASAVQQGYQVVALLIGTAVTPILYDAMGFSNMAILYAVLFGAFMFICMMSVREQEAYREAEPLSLGAAFRETLRNKKFWVFNISNSFAQTVNGLISSTIPFYAKYVLKIPDDQVSLLLASVFVSVIPLVFVWYRIIRSMDGVKAWRLSLAIYGLSVIPLWFGFNLVSGILAGIGVGFGLAGFLVTPAVVSGSIIDEDAQRTGLRREGIYTSVSGFITRSSGLISALAFWVVGIIFGYESGDNPGNDPESTFRYLMSVVPLCLLVVSFLVSFLTKIEFSKPIGGVHEHGAKTDHQL, from the coding sequence ATGAAGCGCAGTTGGGTCAATTCGCCGTATTCATTTTCGCTCGGGATGTTTGCCATGATGGTTCCGAGCCAGGCGTTCAGCTCCTTTTACATCTTCTTTTATGTGGATCAGCTGGGATTGGGAATTGGGCTGGCATCTCTGGCACGGACGGTTTTTCTGATCTGGGACGCGGTTAATAATCCGCTGATGGGGTACTGGTCGGATCGGACAAAGACAAGAATCGGGAGGCGCAGGCCCTGGGTGTTCGGCGCGATTCCGCTCTTTATGCTCACCTTTGTGCTCGTATTTTCCCCGCCGGAGGGACTTGGGCAGAACGGACTGTTTACGTGGTTTCTGATAACCCTGATTCTTTACGAGGCAGTAGCAACGGTGCTGTGGGTCAATTACGGGGCCTTGTTTCCGGAGCTGTTCCGGGGCGACCGGCTCCGCGCCAAGGCTTCGGCGGTGCAGCAGGGCTATCAGGTCGTTGCCCTGCTGATCGGCACGGCCGTGACGCCGATTCTGTACGATGCGATGGGGTTCTCGAACATGGCGATTCTATATGCTGTGCTGTTCGGCGCGTTCATGTTCATATGCATGATGAGCGTCCGGGAGCAGGAGGCTTACCGGGAAGCAGAGCCGCTTTCGCTGGGCGCGGCATTCCGGGAAACGCTGCGCAACAAGAAATTCTGGGTGTTCAACATCTCGAATTCGTTCGCGCAGACGGTGAACGGGCTCATCAGCTCGACGATCCCCTTTTATGCCAAATATGTGCTGAAGATTCCTGATGACCAGGTGTCCCTGCTGCTGGCTTCGGTATTCGTATCGGTCATTCCGCTCGTATTCGTCTGGTACCGGATCATCCGCAGCATGGACGGCGTGAAGGCCTGGCGGCTGTCCTTGGCGATATACGGTCTGTCGGTCATTCCGCTCTGGTTCGGCTTTAACCTGGTCAGCGGCATCTTGGCCGGCATCGGCGTAGGCTTCGGGCTTGCCGGCTTTCTGGTGACCCCTGCGGTTGTCAGCGGCAGTATCATCGATGAAGATGCGCAGCGAACAGGCTTGCGGAGGGAAGGGATTTACACGTCCGTGAGCGGGTTTATTACGCGGTCGAGCGGTCTGATCTCCGCGCTTGCCTTCTGGGTGGTCGGGATCATCTTTGGATATGAAAGCGGCGACAACCCGGGGAACGATCCGGAATCGACCTTCCGTTATTTAATGAGCGTCGTTCCGCTATGCCTGCTGGTGGTTTCATTCCTCGTATCCTTCCTTACCAAAATCGAATTTTCTAAACCGATCGGAGGCGTGCATGAGCATGGAGCGAAGACTGATCATCAATTGTGA
- a CDS encoding TetR/AcrR family transcriptional regulator encodes MSQKILDTAQALFNKYGVEDVSMHQVAKTAGIGQGTLYRRYPSKSKICFSLMEAKIDRFLQELDEYLRNSDEPVAVRIRTIITRVILHFNEDLEWLRVMLTTDRLEETKNQLCENPPFTYLRLQIKTLLEDAAEQGTLMPVDPQFTSVMMASLPRADIILFLRDMGYSAEQIAEQYCRSFVDPLFVDRSTL; translated from the coding sequence TTGAGTCAAAAAATCTTGGATACGGCTCAAGCGTTGTTTAATAAATACGGGGTCGAGGACGTGTCCATGCATCAGGTGGCCAAGACGGCCGGGATCGGCCAAGGCACGCTCTATCGCCGTTATCCAAGCAAGAGCAAGATATGCTTTTCCTTGATGGAAGCGAAAATCGATCGGTTCCTGCAGGAGCTGGATGAGTATCTTCGCAACAGTGATGAACCGGTCGCCGTCCGGATTCGGACGATTATCACCCGTGTGATCCTGCATTTTAATGAGGATTTGGAATGGCTTCGGGTGATGCTGACCACCGACAGGCTGGAGGAAACCAAGAATCAATTGTGCGAAAATCCGCCCTTCACCTATCTGCGGCTGCAGATCAAAACCTTGCTTGAGGATGCGGCGGAACAAGGCACCCTGATGCCCGTGGATCCGCAGTTTACTTCCGTCATGATGGCCTCGCTGCCGCGTGCAGATATTATCTTGTTCCTGCGCGACATGGGATACAGCGCGGAGCAGATTGCCGAGCAATATTGCCGAAGCTTTGTGGATCCGCTGTTTGTAGACCGTTCAACCCTATAG
- a CDS encoding response regulator transcription factor gives MNANVLIAVVDDDQHIRNLVEAYLRKESYRTVGLGTAEEAWELWQTNPPDMWVLDIMLPGMDGFELCRRIRTEAEVPIIMISAKDSEVDKILGLELGSDDYMVKPFSPRELVARIKRQLSRWYKFHHAGGASQLAPSASAAITNGRLRLLPDERRVFWDGAEVDMTNKEFEMLRVFAEHPNRAFTRDELLTSVWGDDYFGSDRAVDHLIKRLRKKVEQLPIEAIWGHGYRMRTEGGEILP, from the coding sequence ATGAATGCAAATGTGCTGATTGCAGTCGTTGACGATGACCAACATATCCGTAACTTGGTGGAGGCCTACTTGCGCAAGGAAAGCTACCGGACGGTAGGACTTGGAACCGCCGAAGAGGCTTGGGAGCTGTGGCAGACCAATCCTCCGGACATGTGGGTGCTCGATATTATGCTTCCCGGCATGGACGGATTCGAGCTGTGCCGGCGGATTCGCACGGAGGCCGAAGTACCGATCATCATGATTTCCGCCAAGGACAGCGAAGTGGACAAAATTTTGGGGCTCGAGCTCGGCAGCGACGATTACATGGTGAAGCCGTTCAGCCCCCGCGAACTGGTAGCCCGCATCAAGCGGCAGCTGAGCCGGTGGTATAAATTCCATCATGCAGGCGGTGCTTCGCAGCTTGCGCCGTCCGCGTCTGCCGCCATTACGAACGGCCGTCTCCGGCTGCTGCCGGATGAGCGGCGCGTATTTTGGGACGGAGCTGAAGTAGATATGACCAACAAAGAGTTCGAGATGCTCCGGGTGTTCGCCGAGCACCCGAATCGCGCATTCACGCGGGACGAGCTGCTGACCTCCGTATGGGGGGATGATTATTTCGGCAGCGACCGTGCGGTCGATCATCTGATCAAACGTCTGCGGAAGAAAGTGGAGCAGCTGCCGATCGAGGCGATTTGGGGGCACGGATACCGAATGCGGACCGAAGGAGGGGAGATATTGCCATGA
- a CDS encoding sensor histidine kinase produces the protein MKLVHQINLAFAISLIAVLSVTAVIIHYVLLDHFIGTQRKDMQSIGAQITETLVSAAKRQIPIEEAPLAMANGISTYPIVGMSAVITDTQGNVVSSTPLPAAVPAEAVPVEGGEYQSVGVTKGLTVRQILKDDLFLTEVTSVPQGTLTLITPISKIKAIEQALLGRLLLVFGAGAVMMLILSLFITKKLIKPLMLLREELKKVKERQFSEVRLVGAPGEIGVVAEAVHEMASELERYHHVQKQFFQNASHELKSPLMSISGYAEGIRDGVFEGEDIRKGLDIIMSESSRMKNIVTEMTLLAKLDSEEDIFQAAPVHLKELVEEAIERINPVLVKKGLSVHLSYAENETLIVHADRDKLLQALLNIVSNGARHASKHIYIQAGIEKGRVVLSVSDDGEGIAEELLPYLFHRFVKGKNGESGLGLAIARAIVERCGGLIMAANRKEGGAVITLGFPPYRAAGA, from the coding sequence ATGAAGCTGGTGCATCAGATCAATCTGGCGTTTGCGATATCGCTGATCGCCGTCCTGTCGGTGACGGCGGTGATCATTCATTATGTCCTTCTGGACCATTTCATCGGAACGCAGCGGAAGGACATGCAGTCTATAGGAGCCCAAATAACGGAGACATTGGTCAGCGCGGCCAAGAGGCAAATTCCGATTGAAGAGGCCCCTTTGGCAATGGCGAACGGGATTTCCACTTATCCGATCGTCGGCATGTCTGCCGTCATTACGGACACGCAGGGAAATGTGGTCAGCTCCACGCCGCTTCCTGCGGCAGTCCCGGCTGAGGCCGTCCCGGTCGAGGGTGGCGAGTACCAATCTGTCGGGGTAACCAAAGGCCTAACGGTCCGGCAGATACTCAAAGATGACCTCTTCCTTACGGAGGTGACCTCGGTGCCTCAAGGCACGCTTACGCTGATCACGCCGATCAGCAAGATCAAGGCGATCGAGCAGGCGCTGCTGGGACGGCTGCTGCTCGTCTTCGGCGCCGGGGCGGTCATGATGCTGATCCTCAGTCTGTTTATAACGAAAAAGCTGATCAAGCCGCTCATGCTGCTTCGGGAAGAGCTAAAGAAGGTGAAGGAGCGTCAGTTCTCGGAGGTCCGGCTAGTGGGCGCTCCGGGCGAAATCGGCGTGGTAGCGGAAGCCGTGCATGAAATGGCGAGTGAGCTGGAGCGGTACCACCATGTGCAAAAGCAATTTTTCCAAAATGCCTCCCATGAGCTGAAGTCGCCCCTTATGTCGATCTCCGGATATGCGGAAGGCATCCGGGATGGCGTGTTCGAAGGTGAGGATATCCGCAAGGGGCTGGATATCATCATGAGCGAAAGCAGCCGAATGAAAAACATCGTTACCGAAATGACCCTGCTGGCCAAGCTGGATAGCGAGGAGGATATTTTTCAGGCGGCTCCCGTCCATCTGAAAGAGCTGGTGGAAGAAGCCATCGAGAGGATCAATCCGGTCCTCGTCAAGAAGGGGCTGTCCGTGCATCTTTCCTATGCGGAGAACGAAACGTTAATCGTACATGCGGACCGCGATAAGCTGCTGCAGGCTCTTCTGAACATCGTCTCTAATGGTGCAAGGCATGCCAGCAAGCATATTTACATTCAGGCGGGCATTGAGAAGGGACGGGTGGTGCTGTCGGTCTCCGATGACGGGGAGGGAATCGCCGAGGAGCTCCTACCCTACCTGTTCCACCGGTTCGTAAAGGGGAAGAATGGGGAATCCGGTCTCGGCTTGGCCATCGCACGGGCGATTGTCGAGCGCTGCGGGGGGCTGATCATGGCTGCCAACCGCAAGGAGGGGGGCGCAGTTATCACGCTCGGATTCCCTCCGTATCGTGCTGCAGGAGCCTGA
- a CDS encoding polysaccharide deacetylase family protein → MERRLIINCDDFGQSGPMNQAIQHLLEENKASSATIMTVAPGFEEAAAWAARRNQANVGLHLTMTSEFEALRWRSLTGHPSLHDAEGYQYRTVREFEQGAEAGAVLKELEAQYRLARRAGIRISHVDNHMGSLYGIETGRSLIPQMLWKTSRWRLPVRLFRYIDPEDSLLRSLPNIERPVALASGLADTFGVPIPDYLLSHPFPKLEGETYDSFKQSIIARLYRLPEGVCETYVHPGVEDDWMQANIPNWEKRVWEFKLLFDDDFAYGMRDAGVILTDYRYVEANLKRPRVRSAVKLVKVLVKKS, encoded by the coding sequence ATGGAGCGAAGACTGATCATCAATTGTGACGATTTCGGGCAGAGCGGGCCGATGAATCAGGCCATCCAGCACCTGCTTGAGGAGAACAAGGCGTCATCGGCCACCATCATGACGGTCGCCCCCGGATTCGAGGAGGCGGCAGCGTGGGCCGCGCGGAGGAATCAGGCCAATGTGGGCCTGCATCTGACGATGACCAGCGAATTTGAAGCCTTGCGATGGCGAAGCCTGACCGGGCATCCCTCGCTTCATGATGCCGAAGGCTACCAATACCGGACGGTCCGCGAGTTCGAACAAGGCGCAGAGGCCGGAGCGGTGCTGAAGGAATTGGAAGCCCAGTACCGGCTTGCCCGCAGGGCAGGGATTCGGATTAGCCATGTCGATAATCATATGGGGAGCCTGTATGGGATAGAGACGGGGCGCAGCCTCATCCCTCAGATGCTGTGGAAGACTTCGCGCTGGAGGCTCCCGGTTCGGCTGTTCCGCTATATCGACCCGGAGGACTCCCTGCTCCGCTCCCTGCCGAACATCGAGCGTCCGGTAGCCCTGGCATCGGGCTTAGCCGATACATTCGGGGTTCCGATTCCGGATTATCTGCTCTCGCATCCCTTCCCCAAGCTGGAAGGGGAGACGTACGACAGCTTCAAGCAATCGATCATTGCCAGACTGTACCGGCTGCCGGAAGGCGTATGCGAAACGTATGTCCATCCGGGTGTGGAGGATGACTGGATGCAGGCGAATATTCCGAATTGGGAGAAGCGGGTGTGGGAATTTAAGCTTTTGTTTGACGATGATTTTGCCTACGGGATGCGGGATGCCGGCGTGATCCTGACGGATTACCGGTATGTCGAGGCGAATTTGAAGCGTCCCCGCGTACGGTCGGCGGTGAAGCTGGTCAAGGTGCTGGTCAAGAAATCGTAA